The Tubulanus polymorphus chromosome 1, tnTubPoly1.2, whole genome shotgun sequence genome contains a region encoding:
- the LOC141914474 gene encoding cadherin EGF LAG seven-pass G-type receptor 2-like yields the protein MSVDFSVGFMNYFRIIFIVIFLIPTSVWSVVPVFTGNPATGSIDENVTVATTVLALGTFKTAGTPNFYSMTVTPNDGKFALDASNGALSCIANPGFDYETQTSYTFSLTATDGVDTSSAVAFTLDINDINEPPIITNLPNSVVIPEISSVSKSIFKVLVNDPESNTTEWAFSFESIWPPDGVDKFSIDKTGVVSTTATATDYELTKQYWLTTKMTDGVWTTSASILYVDIFNVNEAPILNTTNYQLPQEIAIYEETPIGTTLAIDPIGAYDVDAGDTITFELEGRDHEFFQLVKGAGDRVYLTVAKRIDFESKTPYLDSQNRIKLYVWARDNHQLRNVNNGYITMYIKIMDINDNLPVCFPDSYTATITENTAINTEVLQVQCYDADASSPLVFTVNGTVAAQQWFQVLSNGSLTVKHPSDLETDTTLSFYVYGYQGTYPNRTSTRAAVAITIRAVNDNKPVFKQSFYNFEARSDASVAHSVGVISATDADITTSVISYDWVSSITLFSLGSADGIIRVLNPLTDDKKYIYFAVAKDNDVPPDYSEHTAIRIDTFPPDAYLVNFDVTRPLTYFTPSRQQEFIDAVTSGCGGCLARLSSLKSTPGAETTSTTLTMYALKDNTTESYANIDQPKIFLGKSELLNTFTVNADGQPSSATTLPGFSNYPVTKVYSASATSLTAIEWLVTTPGGQAVIALLSIIALALLITGLVYFFKWCVPKMRDVKCPKANCDCCKREPKPEPPKKRLHHPDGDANVFDFRYRADQPLYKPNNLG from the exons ATGTCTGTTGATTTTAGTGTAGGATTTATGAActatttcaggattattttCATCGTTATTTTCTTGATTCCGACTTCCGTTTGGTCAG TTGTTCCAGTTTTTACCGGAAATCCAGCAACCGGAAGCATCGATGAGAATGTTACTGTCGCTACGACTGTATTAGCACTGGGCACATTCAAAACGGCCGGAACCCCGAACTTCTACTCCATGACCGTCACTCCTAATGATGGGAAATTTGCATTAGATGCATCTA atGGAGCTCTGAGTTGTATCGCTAATCCTGGGTTTGATTATGAAACACAAACGTCATACACGTTTTCACTAACCGCTACTGATGGTGTTGATACATCATCTGCCGTAGCTTTCACTCTcgatatcaatgatatcaaTGAACCACCGATCATCACGAATCTTCCCAATTCTGTAGTCATACCGGAAATATCCAGCGTCTCCAAGTCAATTTTCAAG GTTCTCGTTAACGATCCGGAATCTAACACCACTGAGTGGGCATTTTCTTTTGAATCGATCTGGCCACCAGATGGAGTTGATAAATTTTCTATAGATAAAA CGGGAGTCGTTAGCACTACAGCTACGGCTACAGATTATGAATTAACTAAACAATATTGGTTAACAACTAAAATGACTGATGGAGTTTGGACGACTAGTGCTAGTATTCTGTACGTCGATATATTCAACGTGAATGAAGCACCGATTCTCAATACGACCAATTATCAACTACCACAAGAAATTGCAATCTACGAAGAAACG CCAATAGGAACGACATTAGCGATAGACCCAATCGGAGCGTATGACGTGGATGCTGGTGATACTATAACATTTGAATTGGAAGGTCGTGACCATGAATTCTTTCAACTCGTCAAAGGAGCAGGCGATAGAGTTTATTTAACCGTCGCTAAACGCATTGATTTTGAGAGTAAAACCCCTTATTTAGACAGTCAAAATCGAATCAAATTAT ATGTTTGGGCCAGGGATAATCACCAGTTAAGAAATGTAAACAATGGTTACATAACGATGTATATAAAGATAATggatatcaatgataatttACCAGTTTGTTTTCCGGATTCATACACAGCAACTATAACTGAAAATACAGCCATAAatactgaagttttacaggtTCAGTGCTATGACGCTGATGCCAGTAGTCCGCTTGTATTTACCGTTAACGGTACTGTGGCTGCGCAACAGTGGTTTCAG GTTTTATCAAATGGAAGTTTAACAGTAAAACATCCCTCAGATCTGGAGACTGATACAACTTTATCGTTTTATGTTTACGGATATCAAGGAACGTATCCGAACCGAACCAGTACACGAGCTGCTGTCGCTATAACTATACGCGCTGTTAATGACAATAAACCGGTATTCAAGCAAAGTTTCTATAATTTTGAAGCTCGTTCCGATGCATCAGTGGCGCACTCTGTCGGTGTGATTTCAGCTACTGATGCCGATATTA CTACATCAGTGATCAGCTATGACTGGGTGTCTAGTATAACTCTGTTCAGTCTCGGTTCGGCAGACGGCATCATTCGAGTTCTGAATCCTTTGAcagatgataaaaaatatatatattttgcgGTCGCTAAAGATAATGACGTTCCACCAGACTATTCCGA GCATACAGCAATAAGAATAGATACATTTCCTCCTGATGCGTACCTGGTGAATTTTGATGTAACTCGACCCCTTACATACTTCACACCCAGTCGTCAGCAGGAATTCATAGATGCCGTGACGTCAGGTTGCGGTGGATGCTTAGCGAGATTATCCAGTTTAAAATCGACCCCTGGTGCCGAAACTACCAG taCAACATTGACGATGTATGCGCTTAAGGATAACACAACCGAATCTTACGCGAATATCGACCAACCGAAAATCTTTTTAGGAAAATCTGAATTACTGAATACATTCACTGTTAACGCAGATGGACAGCCATCGTCTGCGACAACTTTACCAGGATTCTCAAACTACCCGGTTACGAAAGTTTATTCAGCTTCGGCGACCAGTTTAACAGCGATCGAATGGTTGGTTACAACTCCCGGTGGTCAAGCAGTGATAGCTTTACTCAGTATCATAGCACTGGCTTTACTCATTACCGGACTggtttatttcttcaaatggTGCGTGCCGAAAATGAGAGATGTCAAATGTCCTAAAGCGAACTGCGATTGTTGTAAGCG CGAACCGAAACCGGAACCACCTAAAAAACGATTACATCATCCAGATGGTGACGCGAACGTGTTTGACTTCCGGTATAGAGCCGATCAACCTCTGTATAAACCAAACAATCTTGGATAA